A window of Palaemon carinicauda isolate YSFRI2023 chromosome 27, ASM3689809v2, whole genome shotgun sequence contains these coding sequences:
- the LOC137621127 gene encoding cuticle protein 19.8-like — MYLRVALAALALVARVSAEAEAGAKAEAVAEAEATAEADIAYGHPIHHAPVHAIVPAVPVAQPVVHAKLPYEFGYGVSDAYTGTDYSRTEASDGNVVKGSYHVLLPDGRKQIVTYTADDYGFHAKVSYEGVAAHDVPAAVHSDGHAGLVGHAGHAVHAGHAVHAGHTVHAGHAVHAGHVDHVEHVDHVSHGVHAGPVVHAAHISHSDHALHGGHGHIAHVDHAVHTDHIGHGGHIAHGGHIGHVGHSHGGLIGHGHSGHVGHISHGVHVHSPIAHGGHIGHAGLGGLVGHGGHIGHGGHIGHGGHIRHGGLIGHGGLIGHGGHVGHGSHIGHGGHFGHGAHIGHGFGHIGGIGHGHGHGHLGHVDAIIPVAPYA, encoded by the exons GTGGCGTTAGCAGCACTGGCCCTAGTGGCTCGCGTTTCGGCGGAGGCCGAGGCAGGagccaaggcagaggcagtggcgGAGGCGGAGGCGACGGCCGAGGCTGATATTGCATACGGCCATCCCATTCATCATGCCCCTGTCCATGCCATAGTGCCAGCTGTGCCCGTTGCACAGCCCGTTGTTCAT GCAAAACTACCTTACGAGTTCGGATACGGAGTGTCCGATGCCTACACCGGGACAGACTACAGCCGAACGGAAGCTTCCGATGGGAACGTCGTGAAAGGGTCCTACCACGTCCTGCTGCCTGACGGACGTAAACAGATTGTCACTTACACCGCCGATGATTATGGATTCCATGCAAAG GTGTCTTACGAAGGAGTGGCAGCCCACGACGTACCCGCTGCAGTACACTCAGATGGCCATGCTGGCCTTGTGGGACACGCCGGTCATGCCGTCCACGCTGGTCATGCCGTCCACGCTGGTCATACCGTCCACGCCGGCCATGCAGTCCACGCTGGTCATGTAGATCACGTCGAACATGTTGATCATGTGAGTCATGGAGTTCATGCTGGCCCCGTTGTCCACGCAGCACACATAAGTCACAGCGACCATGCCTTGCACGGTGGTCATGGTCACATCGCCCATGTGGATCATGCTGTCCACACGGATCATATCGGTCACGGTGGTCATATTGCCCATGGAGGTCACATTGGTCATGTTGGACACAGCCACGGAGGTCTGATTGGACATGGACATTCAGGTCACGTTGGTCACATTTCCCACGGGGTCCATGTACACAGCCCCATCGCGCATGGAGGTCACATTGGCCACGCTGGTCTTGGAGGCCTTGTCGGTCATGGAGGCCACATTGGTCATGGAGGTCATATTGGCCATGGAGGACACATTCGTCATGGAGGTCTTATTGGTCATGGAGGTCTCATTGGTCATGGAGGCCACGTTGGTCACGGAAGCCATATTGGACATGGAGGCCATTTCGGACATGGAGCCCACATAGGACACGGATTTGGTCACATAGGTGGTATTGGCCATGGTCACGGCCACGGGCATCTGGGCCATGTAGATGCTATTATCCCAGTGGCGCCTTAtgcttag